CAAGGAAAATCAGTAGGTTAAAGATACATTAGGGAAGAAATATTTTTTTTAATATATTTTTGTAACAAATGTTTGACATCTATACATTTTTTATTTCAATATACCTGCTAACCTATGTAAAAAAATACTAAAATATGGTATAATAACTCTGTATATAAAGATAAATGAAATATTTATAAAAAAGCTTAAAAATAGGATGTTTTAGAAGATTTTGGATTAATGGGGTTTTGAAAAAGGAGAAGAAATGAAAATATTGGTAATACATACAGCGTTTATTGGAGATATTGTATTGTCTACGCCTTTGATACAAAGGTTAAAGGACATGTATCCTGAATCAGAAATTGATTATTTGACATTGCCGACAAATAAAAGTGTGATAAGTAACAATCCAAATTTAAATGAAATAATTCTTTATGACAAAAAAGGGCAAGATAAAGGGATAAAAGGGTTTTTGAGAGTTCTAAAGATTTTAAAACAAAAAAAATATGACTATGCGGTAATTCCACATAGATTTATAAAATCCATATTGCTTGCAAAATTAGCAAAAATTCCTAATATTGTAGGATTTGATGTAGCGACAGGCTCATTTTTGCTAAATAAGAAAGTTCATTATGATATGAAAAAGCATGAAGTAGAAAGATTACTTGATTTAGTAGAATATAAAGGAGAAAAAATTCCAATTAGAATTTATCCTGCAAAAGAAAATTTTACTAAAATTAATAAAATTCTGGGACATCACGGTTACTTTGGAAATGAGGGGCAAAAACTCATATTAGTTGCACCAGGTAGTCAAAGAGCAGAAAAAATGTGGCCGATAGAAAAATATCGTGAGGTTATTGAAAGATTGAAAAAAAATAAAAATTATTTTATTGGTATAACTGGCTCAAAAGCCGAAAAAAATTTATCTCTAAATTTCCCAAATGATAAAAATGTTATTGATTTTCGTGGAGAAATTAATCTTGTAGAATTTGGAGCTTTGATTTCAAAGGCTGATATTGTCGTTGGAAATGATAGTTCTCCAATTCATATTGCAAGTGGATTTGAAAAACCTTTTGTGATTGGGATTTTTGGTCCAGGAAAGCGAGATTTGGGTTTTTTTCCATATACTGAAAAAAGTAATGTTATTGAGGATAATGAATTTTATGAAAATAACATTGTGAAAATTCCTGAGAAAAGACACGAATATAAAAAAGATTACTATAAAGGAATTCCTTTAATTAGTGTGGATAGAGTCTTTAAAGAAATTATGAATCGGATTTAAGATAAAGTTATCGTTTTAAAAATAAAAAAAGAAAGAGAACTTATATTATGAATAAAAAAATTAATTTAATTATAAATAAAACAGGATTTGTTTTTTGTTTATTGGCTGGAATTGCTTTGTTTTTATCAGAAAAATTTGAAAATAACATTGTGATACATGCCTTATTATTAGCATTTGTAATTTCTATGATTTTTAGAGAAAATCGAAAAAAATTCTTTGAAAATTTAGACATAGAATTTTCTATAGAGTTATTGCTTTTTGTGTTTGTACCTTTTATAATAGCATATTTTGATGGTGGGATAGATACTCGTTTAGATAATTATCTTTTAAAATATTTGATTTTTTTTCCATTTATATTTTTTATAAGAAGTATGAAGAGAGTTATGATTTTTTTGAAAGCGACTTTGGCTGGAGCTATGATAGTAATGTTTCTTGCAACTTATAATTTTATAAAAGATTATAAGGCCTGGGCAACGCCAATAGGGTCTTATTATCCAAGAATTACTGCAATCTTAACAGTGCAAGACTTTGCTAATATCATGTGTATAGTTTTGTTATTTTTAATATCTTTTCTACTTTTTTACAAAAATGAAGATAAAAAGAAAAATAGGATAATAAAGATAGTTTTAGCTCTAATAACAATATTGACATTGTTTTTAGTCATTGTAAACAGATCTAAAATGGTTTATATTTGTTTATTGCCAACAATTTTTTATATTGCTTTAAAAAAAAGAAAAAGATATATTCTAGCAGTTTTTTTGGTTTGTGTAGGCGGGTATTTTTTATTACCAAGTTCAATTTCAGAAAGAATGCAATACATTGTAAATTATGAAAAAGATCCTTCAAGTAAATTAAGAATAATTTTTTGGAAAACAGGAATGGAAGCTTTTAGGCAAAAGCCGGTACTTGGATGGAAATGGGAAGATAGAAAGGAATTTAATCTTGACTATTATGAAAAAATGGGTGTCAGTAAATATGTGCATGAAAATTTTCTTGATAAATTAAGCGAATGGCCGATTTATTATGTGCATACACACAATACTTATCTTCAATTCCTGCTGGATTTTGGGATTGTAGGAATTTTATTCTTTGTGATATTTTTTGTAAGTACTTTCATGAAGGCAGTTTCTATAAACTTTTCTAAAAATAAGGAAAATATTGATAGCAGGCTGGTTGCTCTTGAAATTGGTACAAAAGCGGCTCTTGCAGCATGGGCAATACAGGGAATTACTGATATAAACCTAAATAATAAATATATGATTATAACTTCAGTAATATTGCTGTTTTTGTTAAATTATTTATGGAAAGAAAAAATAAAACTGGAAAAGGGACAAGATGAAAATGAATAATTACAAATTTAATATTTCAAAACTTGATAGGCTTAACAAAAAATTAAGGCAAAAACCATATAAATATATATACAAGGAAATGATGCCCAAAAAATTATTTAATAAAATCCAAAACAGAGTTTACTTTATAACTCAAAAAATGGTTGGAGAAGACTGGAATGAGCTTTTAAATGAATATTTTACAAAAGGTATCAAAGCAGAGCAAATTAAGCCAAAAAAATCATTTGAGAATGAAAAAATTATATGGCAGTTCTGGGGACAAGGATGGGATTTTGAAAAGTTGCCTGATGTAGTGAAGATAAGCTATAAATCTGTACAAAAATATAAAAAAGACTACACAGTAATACACTTGGATATGAATAATATAAACGATTATCTTGAAATACCAGAATATATTTTACAAAAGCTTGAAGATAAAAAAATAAATTTTGCACATTTTACAGATATAATAAGACTCGCTTTACTAATTAACTATGGTGGAGTATGGATTGATGCGACAATCTTGCTTACAGACTATTTGCCACAGGAATATTTTGAAATGGACTATTTTATGTTCCAAAGAGATGACAGCCTTAGTTTAGAAGAGAAAAAAGATTGGGAAGAATACGATGATTTTTATTTTTCGTGGAATGATGAAATGAAAGTCAGAGTATTAAATAGCGTAATTTTTGCAAAGAAAAACAATGAAGTGTTGAAGGTGTTACTAGATATGCTTCTAATCTTTTGGAAATATAATGATTTAGCACCAAACTACTTTTTCTTTCAAGTGCTGTATACTGAGTTAATTGAAAATTATTACAAGGATAAAAAATGTAAAATTATCTCAGATACATTGACACACGAAATGATAAGGGTCTGGTTTGATAAATTTTCACAGCAAAAGCTAGATGAAATAACTAAAAGAATCAATATTCACAAACTTACATATAAAATTGACGCTGGAAAACGGAATACAGCAGGAAGTTTTCTAGAACATTTTAAAAAAATGTATGAAATAGACTAAAATAACTGTATAAAGTGATTAAAATAATATTTTTTACAATATTTCTTTTAAAAAATTTATAATAATATAAATTTTAAATTTTTAGAGTATTGTAGATTGATATAAAAAAGAATATTTTTATAGTAATTAAGAATGGGGAAAAAATGAAAGTATTGGTATTGCACGGACATCTTAGTATGGGTGGCGAAGAAAGAGTTTTACTTAGTGTTTTAAAAAATCTGGTGGAACTGAATTACGATGTTGATTTACTTATAACTTGGAATCATCGAGAAAATAACTTATTCGAAAATGAAATTCCTGAAAAGGTAAATTATAAATTCTTATTTGATAACTATAATGGTAAAAATAAACTTATTAAAGAAATTTATCGAATAAGGGCAAAGGCAACTTATTTGAAAAAGGTTGAAAAAATAATAAAAGAAAATAAATATGATGTTATTATAGATTATTCTTCAAATTTATTGAAATATAATAATTTTGATATAAAAGTTCCAGTATTTGCCTGGATTCATTTCTCACTTACTTTTGGAGAGAAACTAAGTGCAGACAAAATAGAAAAATATAGAAAACAATATAAAAAATATGATAAGATACTGGCAATCTGTGATACAATGAGAGATGAATTTGTAGAAATTTTAGGAATGGATAAAAACAAAGTGGAACTTGTTTACAATCCGATAGATTTAGAAGCTATTCGTAAAAAAGCTGAAAATATTGATAAAAAGTATGAAAATTATTTAAAGCAGGACTATTTCCTGCAAGTTTCACGTTTGACAGAACAAAAGCAGCCTGAACATCTTGTCGATATTTACTATAAATTAAAACAGCGTGGAATAAAGGAGAAGCTTTATTTCATTGGAAATGGTGAAAAAGTGGAGCTGATTAAACAAAAAATTAAAGAATATAAGCTGGAAGACGATGTAATTCTGCTTGGGCAAATTGAAAATCCGTATCCATTCTTTAAAAATGCTAAATTATTTGTGCATACTGCAAAATATGAAGGTTTGCCAACTGTATTGCTGGAAAGCCTTACTTTGGGAACACCTGTTGTTGCATATGACTGTCCTACGGGACCAAAGGATATATTAGGAAAAAATAGTGAATATGGGAAATTGATTCCTTTAAACGATAAAGATGTATTTGTAGAAAAAGTTTGTGAATTGATGAATGATGATGAAAAATATAAAAATTATAGAAAAATATCATTAGTTAGAGCTGATGATTTTTCAATGAAAAATAATAAAATAAAATTACAGACATTAATAGAGAATATTAAATAAATATATTGACACTATATGATTTAGATAGCACATTTGAAATACTGTAAAAAGTTAAAACTTGAATGGTAGACTCTAATATAAGGAAAGGTTATACATGGATATAATAAACAGTATAAAATCTAAAATAATAATATGGCTATTTGGTACTAAAAAAAAGTATAAAGATATTGATTTAAAAAAAGTAAATACTATATTGCTTAATCCAAAGGATTCTATTGGGGATACGTTAATGTCTTTTTGTTATGCAAGGCAACTAAAAAAAATGTATCCTAGTGCAAAATTGGGAATTATAGTAACAGACAGAAATATGGAATTTACAAAACTGTGTAATGAAAATGAAAAAATAATTGATAGTATTGTAAAACGTAAGGATGTGCTTAAAAATCGTAAAAAGTGGGATTTATTATTGGATTTTTTGAGCAAGGAAAATACGAAGCGTATGATTTGGAAAAAAATATTAAGTCCAAAAATTACAATGATTTTTGGAGAAAGTGACGAGAAGCATTATTATAACAGAAAAAATTTAAAAAATTATGATTTTGACTGTACTCCACCAATTGAAACTCATATTATTGATTATCTTATAAATTCTGAATTTTCAAAATATTTTAAGATAAAAAATGAAAAGCCGCATATAGAAATTTTAGAAAAAGACATTGTTAAAATGGAAAAATTTTGGAAATCTGATTCTGAAAAATTTGATTCAAAAATAAAAATTTTATTAGTTCCGCAAGGTAGCGATAGAGAAATGAAAGCTAAAGAGGTTGCCGAACTGTTAAATAGCATTGAAAAAGAAATAAGAAAAAAAGTCAAGATTATCATGGGGAAAACATCAGGAAGTGAAGAATATTACAAAAATTTGATGAGATATGTAAATACAGATTTGGATATTACTTTATCTGAAAAATTTAATATTAGGGAATATGTGTTTTTTATGGCATTGGCTGATTTAGTAATAGGAGTTGATGGAGGAGCGCTTCACATAGCCTCTTCTTTAGATAAGCCATTATTAAGTTTTTATGCTAATGATAAGTATAATATTTTTAGATGGTCACCAAAGACTACCGCTGATAGTCTTCAGGTTGTTTCTAAAAATATTGGAGACCACAATCATACATATGGCTTTCCATTAGCAGAGGCAACGAAATGGTTAAATTCTAAAATAAAAGAATTGTCAGAAAAAAATAATTACGACTAAAGGATTATGCGTTATCCTGAACTAACGTAAATAAAAATATCTGTATAAGGAATAAAAAAAAATAATGAAAAAAATAAATTGGAAATTTTACAGACCATACAGGGATAAGCTGATTGATAAAAAAAATGAAATTTTGAGCCGTATATTTGATAAAAATAAAAAAGATATTAATTTAGTACCTTCAAAAATAAAACGTATTTTATTTTTAAGAACAGATGGCAAAATTGGTGATTATATAATAAGTTCATTTATTTTTAGAGAGATAAAGAAAAATTATCCTAATATACAAATTGATGTTGTTGCCGACAAGTCTTTGGAAAATTTATTAAAATTAAACCCCAATATAGATAAATATTATATTCTTGATAGGAAAAAAATGCATGAGTGGAGAAATATAGTAAAAGTGTTGAGAAAAAATAAATATGATGTATTATTTGATTCAACCGAAGGATTAAAGTATAAGCAGGTTTATCTTTTGAACAGAGTAAATGCCGTTGTAAATGTTGGCTATAATAAAGATGACTATAAGATATATAATAAAAATATAAAACAGAATAATACTTTAAAAATGATTCAAATTTATAGACAGATGATGGAAAGCGTAAATGTTGAAATAAAAGACACAAAATATGATGTTCCTATTTCTGAAGAATCTAGAAAAAATGTAGATAAATTTCTTGAAGAAAATAACGTGAAAGATAAAATAATAGCATTAAATTTTTTTGGAGCATCAAGAGGAAGAAAGATAAACGAGGAAAATGCGCTTATTATAATAAAAAGGCTGGGAGAAATGTATAAGGATTATACAATTATAATTCTAGATTCACCAAATGACAGGGAAACAATACATAATATCCTAAAAAAAACAGACAACAAAAAAGTTTTATTTTTTGAAAAATCTAAAACAATCCTGGATTCTATATCAATAATTAATAGCAGTGATTTAGTAGTGTCGCTTGATACTTCGATTTTACATATTGCTGAAGGATTGAATAAGAAAATAATGGCTTTTTATGGTCCAAAGATTAATAAAAATAAATGGCGTATAAAGGAAGAAGGCAATATATTAATTGATTATCCTGAAAATCGTATTAATGATGTAAATTTTGAAAAAATGTTTGATGAATTATGTCAAAAGAATGCTTTGCCTGCTGTTTAGAAATTAAAAAATATGAAATAGGAGAATGCTGATGAAATTATCCGTAGGAATAATAACTTTTAATGAGGAAAACAGAATTGGGAAAACTTTGGATTCGGTAAGAGAAATAGCTGATGAAATAATAGTTGTAGACAGCGGAAGTAACGACAGAACTGTGGAAATCGCACTTGCGAAGGGAGCAAAAGTTTTTGTAGAAAAATGGAAAGGATATGGACCGCAAAAAAATTCTGTTTTAAAAAAATGCAAAGGTGAATGGATTTTGTTAATAGATGCTGACGAAGTAATATCGCCACAGCTGAAAGTAAAAATAAAATCAATTATAAACAGTGAAAATCCATCAGGTGATGTTTACAAAATTAAACTGCGAAATATAGCTTTTAAAAAAGAAATAAAATTTGGCGGATGGGATGACTATGTAATCAGATTATGGAAAAATGGAAAAGTAAAAATAAATAGCCGTGAAGTACATGAACAGTACCAGACTGACAGTCAAATAAAAAAAATAAAAGAAATGATAATCCATTATACTTACGATAGTATAGAGGAATTTCTTGAAAAATTAAATAGATATACTTCCCAAAGTGCTAAAGAATATATAAAAAAAGGTAAAAACCCAAGTTTTATAAAAATATATTCCAAAATGCTGTTCAGGTTTATAAAGATGTATATTTTGCAATTGGGGTTTCTGGATGGCTATGAAGGGTATTTGCTTGCTAAATATAGCTCCATCTATACGATGACAAAATATACAAAATTACGTGAAGAATATTATAATAACTTAGGAAACGATACGTCCCTTGTTATTACTACATACAATTGGCCAAAAGCTTTGGAAGCTTGTTTAAATAGTGCATTAGATCAAACTGTTACACCAAAAGAAATTATAATTGCTGATGATGGCTCAAAGCAGGAAACAATAGATTTAGTAAAAAGATTTCAGCAAAGCTATCCTCAAAGCAATATTATTCATTCGTGGCAGGAAGACAAGGGATTTCGGGCTGGAATGTCTAGAAATAGGGCGATAAGCAAGGCAACAGGTAATTATATAATAATAATTGATGGTGATTTGATATTAAATAGGCATTTTGTTGAAGACCATATAAAAAATATGGAAAGAGGTTGTTTTATTCAAGGTTCACGAGTTATAACTTCACCAGCTGTGGCAAAGGAAATAATGGAAGGCAAAAAAATAAATCTTTTTACAAAAGGACTTAAAAACAATATGAATATGGTGAGAAGTAAACTTCTTTCAAAAATTTTTACAAAAGTAGATAGAAATTTACGTGGAGTAAGATCCTGCAATATGTCATTCTTTAAAGATGATTTAATTAGAGTAAATGGTTTTGAAGAAGAAATAGAAGGCTGGGGAAGAGAGGATAGTGAACTTGCCGTAAGGCTGTTTAATATTGGATGTAAAAAGAAAAAACTCAAATTTGAGGCTTTGACTTGCCATTTATATCATAATGAAAATGATAGAAGCAGGTTGAAAAAAAATGATGAATATTTGGCAAATGCAATAGAAAATAAAAAAACAAAAGCTAAGAAAGGGCTTGATAGATATGAAAGAAGTAACGCTGGTAATAACTAGCTGCGGAAGATTCGATCTGCTGGAAGAAACGCTTGACAGCTTTTTTGAATACAACACTTATCCAATTAAAAAGATAATAATTACAGAAGACAGTACTGAAGGGAAAAAATTGGAGAGATTAATTTCAAAATATAACGATAAAAATAATAATTTCAAGCTTATAGTTAATGAAACACGGCTGGGGCAATTAAAGTCAATTGACAAGGCTTACCGTGAGGTTGATACTAAGTATATTTTTCACTGTGAAGATGACTGGAAATTTTTGAAAAAAGGTTTTATTGAAAAATCAATGGAACTGATGGAGGAAGATGAAAAAATTCTAGTTGTTGGACTACGTGATAAAAAAGATTTTGCAAAAGATTTTTTTTATGATGAAGATTATATTTCAAAAAATGGTGAAAAATATTATAGTGTAAAAGGTGAAATATTTACTTATAATCCAGCCCTAAGAAGAAAAAAAGATATGGACTTATTTGGACTTCACGAAAAATTGGAAAATCAGAGATATGAGGAAGTTTTGTCTGATTTTTATAAAGAACATGGGTTTAAAACAGTATTTTTTAAGGAACCATATGTAACACATATTGGAAATAAAAGACACGTTCATTTTAGTAAAAATCGTAAAAATACTGTATTAAGCTTTAAAATTGATAGATTGATAAAAAAAATCAGAGCAAAAATCTTAAAGTTGAAAGGAAAGTTATAATTATATTTTAATAAATATTTTTCTTATTTTTTAGTTGTTATTTTTTTATGTTTCGTATAAAATATAAGTACAAATGGTTATAATAATTCCATTTTACATTTAATATCAAACTTGTATATCAAACAATCTTAGGTTTGGCTTAAATATTTATAATTTTTGAATTTGTTTTTAAAATAATATAAAATTAAAAAGAATAAATATAAAAATCTTTAATTTATGTTGAAGTATAAAATTAATATCTATTAAAATAAAAAATATTTACTAAAGTAATTATTTTTCAGTATTTAGAATAATTTCACTATTTATAAATGAAGGATGGAAAAATGATATATTTAGTTTTAATAATAATTCTACTATTTTTTATATTTGTCATTTATAACAAAACTAGAAAAAATTTTGTTTTATGTCTTATGTATCATAGTGTTGACAGTGAAAAAGGAAAAGGTGGAATTTTTGTAGATGAATTTGAAGAACATATAAAATGGATAAAAGATAAAAAAACTTTTAAAATGGAGGAACTAAAGGGATTAAATTATACATTGCCGAAAAATTCAATATTAATAACTTTTGATGATGGTTATAAAAATAATTACACTTTAGCTTTTCCAATTTTGAAAAAGTATAATATGAAAGCTACGATATTTTTGAATACAAAATTTATTGAAAAAGATGAAGCGTATTTAAACTGGGATGAAGTAAGAGAAATGTATGAAAGCGGACTGGTTGATTTTCAGCTTCACACACATTCTCATCAGTTAACAGTAAAGGATATTGAAGTGCTTGCTTTTTATGATAATGAAAGTTCGCCATATTTTAAAAGAGAAAGCTATAATTTATTTTTTGAAGGAAATTATGATGAAAAAAAAGATATGGAAAAATTAAATGGACTTCCAGTATTTAAATTAAGAAGTAAAATTTCAATTCCTGGATATAAGCCAAAGAAGGACTTTGTAGAAAAATATAGAAATATAACAGAGTTACAAAAAAATAATAAATCTGAAAAAGAAAAAAAAGAATTTTTAAATAAATTATTTAAAGAAAATCAAAAAGAATTTTTTGATAAAGTTAGTGAAGAAGAGTTTAGAAAAATTGTAGAATTTGAAATTCTGGAAAATAAAAAAATTATTGAAGAAAAACTTGGAAAAACTCCAGATTGCCTTGCATATCCTTGGGGTCACCGATACAAAGGGAACCGGGAAGATATAAGAAAATTGGGAGTTGATGTATTTATTACTACAAGAAAAGGCGTAAATCCATTAAAACTTAATAAAAACTGGATTTATCGTGTAAGTGGAGACGATTTTGAGAGTTTTGACGAATTTAAAAATGAACTGACTGATGGAAGCAGTCCATATTATAGAAAATTGAGAAATATTTTTGTAAAAAAACGTTAATCAGATATTTTACAAAAAATGATTTAAAATTTATTTGAGCCTAGAAAAGATTGAGCGAGTTAGAAAAAATAATATTTTTGAAAAAATAACCTACAAATTTTTAGTTCAATTTTAAAATGGTTTTATATAAAAGCAAATAATGAAAGGCAAATTTAGATATATGAAAAAGATAGAACTCGATTTTGGAGTAATTAAAAAATTAAAAAAATATATAAAAAAATATTATATATTAATCATACTAAATCTTTTACTTGCAACAATATCATCTCTTGTTTCTTCAGCTCCAATAGCTTTGATAAAAAGGCTGTTTGATAAAGGTATTGCAGGAAAAAGTGAAAAGGATATTTTGTATGCGGCAGGGGCAATGATAATGCTTGCGGCAGTTGGAGCAGTACTTATGTATTGGAATACAATTTTTTCAACTGTAATTTCATCTTCTATCTATAAGGACATAGTTACTGATATTTATAACAAAATACAGACTTTAGATATGGAATATTTTTCAAGCAAAAAAATAGGGGATATGATGACACGTGTCATGACAGACCCTAGCAATATAAATTCAATTATATTAGAGATTTTTGATATGATTTCTGAAATAATAAAAGTAGTCTTTTTTTTAGGAATAGCATTTTATATAGATTTTGATTTAACTTTAGGAGTCATGGTTGTTACTCCAATCCTTGTAATTACAGTAAGAAGATATGCAAAAAGGCTAAAGCATTCAGGAAGGCAGCGGCAAGAGGCATTAGATGGGCTAAATTCCAAGTTGCAGGAAACATTGTCAGGAATTAGGGTTATAAGGGCATTTGCTACAGAGAAGTATGAAATAAATAATTTTAAGAAAAAAAATAATAATTTAAAAAAAATTGCTGTAAGGTCTGCTAGATACAATGCAAAAGCTAACTCCATTATGGAAGCTTTAAATTATATAATAATAGCGCTTCTATTGATGTTTAGCGGATATCGTGTTTTGAGGGCAAAAAATTTTACGCCTGGAGACTTTGTTACGATAATAGGTGCTATTTCATCAATGTATACACCTGCAAGACGTGCCATAACAAGATTTAATGCAATAAGCGTAAACTTATCTTCAATTACAAGAGTTTCTGAAATCTTAGAAGAAATGCCATCTATTGTAAATAAAGAAAACTGCATAAAATTTGAGAATTTTACAGATGGAATAAGCTTTGAAAATGTAGATTTTGAATATAAAGATAATCCTGAAAAAATATTGAAAAACATTAATTTAGATGTTAAAAAAGGTGAAACAGTTGCCTTTGTAGGGAACTCAGGTGGTGGAAAATCAACACTTGTAAATTTAATACCAAGATTTTTTGATGTATCAAATGGTTCATTAAAAATTGATGGAATTGATGTTAGAGATTATGAAATAAAGAGTTTACGTAAAGCAATAGGAATCGTGCCACAGGAGACATTCCTTTTTTCTGGAACGATACTTAGTAACATAAAATATAGTCGTCAGAATGCTACTTTTGAAGAAGTTGTAGAAGCTGCAAAACAAGCTAATGCACATGAATTTATTGAAAATCTTCCTGATGGATATGATACAGAAATTGGAGAACGCGGAGTAAAATTATCAGGTGGACAGAAACAAAGGATTGCAATTGCACGTGCAATCTTAGAAAATCCTCAAATATTAATTTTGGATGAAGCAACTTCAGCTCTTGATAATGAGTCTGAAAAGCTGGTTCAGGACGCACTTGAAAAACTTATGGAAGGAAAAACAACATTTATTATCGCTCATAGGTTGACAACAATCGAAAATAGTAATAAAATAGTAGTGATACAGAAAGGTGAAATAAAAGAAGTGGGAAGTCATAATGAATTATTAAGTAAAGATGGAATTTACAAAGCGTTATATAATAAAAACTTTGATAATAATATAAAAAATTAATAAAAATTCAAAATTATGGCATATAAAATTATATTTTACTAAAAAAAATAAAAAGTTAGGAGAGTAAAAATGAAACAGATAAAAGGTATTTTTTTATTTTTGATGTCAATTGTACTTGTGGCATTTGGAAGTCAAGATTCAAAGAACTCGAAAAATTTAGTAAAACAATTAGAAGATGAAACTAAAAAAGTAGGAGATAAAATAAAAGAAGTTAAGGAAGTAAAAACAGCAAAAGTAGAAGCTAAAAAAGAAGAGAAAAAACCTGAACAGAAAAAAGAAGTTCAACAGCAGCCTGTAGCAACAAACGTTCAGGCACAGTCTCAGCCTCAAACACAGCAACCAGCTGTAAATACACCTCCGCAACAACCTGCAGCATTAACAGAAGGTGCAGTTAATCCAGAATTTGCTCTTAATGAAGGTAACAAAGTTAATGGTAAAAAAGAAAATAGAAAAAATAGAAGAAATAATAGAAACGGCTTATCTAAAGCGCCAAGACATAGCCGTTTAAAAGACAGTTCGGCAGCAGCACCAAAAGAAACTACATCAAAAGTTAAATCTCAAGATTCTGCTCCAAAATCATCTGGAAGCAGCAGTTCTGGTGGTAGTGGAAGTAGCAGTTCAGGTTCATCTTCGTCAGGTGGAGGAGATTCAAGCTCTTCAGAATAGTAGTAGTAACTCAAATTTTTTGAAAACATAGTTAATGCAAGTTAAATAAATTTTTGATTTTAGTAACTAATTATAGAAAATTATATTTATCAAAACATGGAAATATCAAAATATAAAAGAAAGGTAGTGAAATTTAATATGTTTAGAAGTAGGAGAAAAGAATTACAGGAAAATTTAACAAAAACTAATATAGATATTTTAGTATCTCTAATTCCCATGTTGCTTGTAGCATTTTTTGTTTATGAAATAACACCAGTTTTAGTGATATTATCAGCAGTTATTGCTTCAGAACTGATAGAAAT
The Leptotrichia hongkongensis DNA segment above includes these coding regions:
- a CDS encoding glycosyltransferase family 9 protein, producing MKKINWKFYRPYRDKLIDKKNEILSRIFDKNKKDINLVPSKIKRILFLRTDGKIGDYIISSFIFREIKKNYPNIQIDVVADKSLENLLKLNPNIDKYYILDRKKMHEWRNIVKVLRKNKYDVLFDSTEGLKYKQVYLLNRVNAVVNVGYNKDDYKIYNKNIKQNNTLKMIQIYRQMMESVNVEIKDTKYDVPISEESRKNVDKFLEENNVKDKIIALNFFGASRGRKINEENALIIIKRLGEMYKDYTIIILDSPNDRETIHNILKKTDNKKVLFFEKSKTILDSISIINSSDLVVSLDTSILHIAEGLNKKIMAFYGPKINKNKWRIKEEGNILIDYPENRINDVNFEKMFDELCQKNALPAV
- a CDS encoding glycosyltransferase family 2 protein, with amino-acid sequence MKLSVGIITFNEENRIGKTLDSVREIADEIIVVDSGSNDRTVEIALAKGAKVFVEKWKGYGPQKNSVLKKCKGEWILLIDADEVISPQLKVKIKSIINSENPSGDVYKIKLRNIAFKKEIKFGGWDDYVIRLWKNGKVKINSREVHEQYQTDSQIKKIKEMIIHYTYDSIEEFLEKLNRYTSQSAKEYIKKGKNPSFIKIYSKMLFRFIKMYILQLGFLDGYEGYLLAKYSSIYTMTKYTKLREEYYNNLGNDTSLVITTYNWPKALEACLNSALDQTVTPKEIIIADDGSKQETIDLVKRFQQSYPQSNIIHSWQEDKGFRAGMSRNRAISKATGNYIIIIDGDLILNRHFVEDHIKNMERGCFIQGSRVITSPAVAKEIMEGKKINLFTKGLKNNMNMVRSKLLSKIFTKVDRNLRGVRSCNMSFFKDDLIRVNGFEEEIEGWGREDSELAVRLFNIGCKKKKLKFEALTCHLYHNENDRSRLKKNDEYLANAIENKKTKAKKGLDRYERSNAGNN
- a CDS encoding glycosyltransferase — its product is MKEVTLVITSCGRFDLLEETLDSFFEYNTYPIKKIIITEDSTEGKKLERLISKYNDKNNNFKLIVNETRLGQLKSIDKAYREVDTKYIFHCEDDWKFLKKGFIEKSMELMEEDEKILVVGLRDKKDFAKDFFYDEDYISKNGEKYYSVKGEIFTYNPALRRKKDMDLFGLHEKLENQRYEEVLSDFYKEHGFKTVFFKEPYVTHIGNKRHVHFSKNRKNTVLSFKIDRLIKKIRAKILKLKGKL
- a CDS encoding polysaccharide deacetylase family protein, whose protein sequence is MIYLVLIIILLFFIFVIYNKTRKNFVLCLMYHSVDSEKGKGGIFVDEFEEHIKWIKDKKTFKMEELKGLNYTLPKNSILITFDDGYKNNYTLAFPILKKYNMKATIFLNTKFIEKDEAYLNWDEVREMYESGLVDFQLHTHSHQLTVKDIEVLAFYDNESSPYFKRESYNLFFEGNYDEKKDMEKLNGLPVFKLRSKISIPGYKPKKDFVEKYRNITELQKNNKSEKEKKEFLNKLFKENQKEFFDKVSEEEFRKIVEFEILENKKIIEEKLGKTPDCLAYPWGHRYKGNREDIRKLGVDVFITTRKGVNPLKLNKNWIYRVSGDDFESFDEFKNELTDGSSPYYRKLRNIFVKKR
- a CDS encoding ABC transporter ATP-binding protein codes for the protein MKKIELDFGVIKKLKKYIKKYYILIILNLLLATISSLVSSAPIALIKRLFDKGIAGKSEKDILYAAGAMIMLAAVGAVLMYWNTIFSTVISSSIYKDIVTDIYNKIQTLDMEYFSSKKIGDMMTRVMTDPSNINSIILEIFDMISEIIKVVFFLGIAFYIDFDLTLGVMVVTPILVITVRRYAKRLKHSGRQRQEALDGLNSKLQETLSGIRVIRAFATEKYEINNFKKKNNNLKKIAVRSARYNAKANSIMEALNYIIIALLLMFSGYRVLRAKNFTPGDFVTIIGAISSMYTPARRAITRFNAISVNLSSITRVSEILEEMPSIVNKENCIKFENFTDGISFENVDFEYKDNPEKILKNINLDVKKGETVAFVGNSGGGKSTLVNLIPRFFDVSNGSLKIDGIDVRDYEIKSLRKAIGIVPQETFLFSGTILSNIKYSRQNATFEEVVEAAKQANAHEFIENLPDGYDTEIGERGVKLSGGQKQRIAIARAILENPQILILDEATSALDNESEKLVQDALEKLMEGKTTFIIAHRLTTIENSNKIVVIQKGEIKEVGSHNELLSKDGIYKALYNKNFDNNIKN